A stretch of Phragmites australis chromosome 12, lpPhrAust1.1, whole genome shotgun sequence DNA encodes these proteins:
- the LOC133886920 gene encoding PHD finger protein At1g33420-like, whose protein sequence is MAVIGRPSKRSSVMAAIGRPPKRARVTAEPRPLDLRAFPAGGEGLLPAGRGEGAFSDRVRWFLTRCAVLAGGAWRVVFRDGEDGGTVAMEVVEEDVTRVEAARVYCEHCTVAGWSRHPVCGKRYHFIIRNEHGTHDCKTCRHCGLMVQLFETGCPSCKHGLSYDDPEEWDFMQLDNPRHLLHGIVHENGFGHLVRINGRDGGSSLFTGYQLMDFWDRLCRYLRVRKVSLMDVSKKYGTEYRVLHAIATGCSWYSQWGFKLSKGSFGITPDEYYKAIDSLSSTPLSHFFPHSRSPRNQLQDTITFYQSLSNRPLTTIRELFIYVLGLASSKSMHIQVGTMHKKEQSYAHLPETWPDEEIKRAMDIALKVLRAVDRTRWVAMRTLKAAISHPVGSQQLVDYCLKTLGTRKIDGMVVGVRCNNETNTIEYRLTNETISMPNTYLPTRDHLLRDIKFLYDMLLYPHTMHPYKPENNHEHAKRSAMILLDCKQFTKHYDLEEDFLPQNPSMLHIWCQVELLDQVGDPPCIPPELLTLPQTATVADLKAEATKTFHDIYLMLQTFVANQLLDCGTASEVTQVKLLFGANGTVRLQGRCVGGERRVGIYRMERGVDRWTVNCSCGAKDDDGERMLSCDSCHVWQHTRCAGISDFDQVPKRYVCKTCKSLHKPKSSGPRATFSIGPNKRCKLTQVPLAM, encoded by the exons ATGGCGGTGATAGGGCGGCCGTCGAAGCGATCGTCGGTTATGGCGGCGATTGGGCGGCCGCCGAAGCGGGCGCGGGTGACGGCGGAGCCACGCCCGCTCGACCTGCGGGCCTTCCCGGCGGGCGGGGAGGGCTTGCTGCCCGCAGGCCGCGGCGAGGGGGCGTTCAGCGACCGCGTGCGGTGGTTCCTGACGCGCTGCGCGGTGCTGGCGGGCGGTGCATGGCGGGTGGTGTTTCGCGACGGGGAGGACGGGGGAACGGTggcgatggaggtggtggaggaggacgtGACCAGGGTCGAGGCCGCGCGGGTCTACTGCGAGCACTGCACCGTCGCCG GCTGGAGCAGGCACCCTGTTTGTGGGAAGCGGTACCACTTCATAATTCGCAATGAACATGGCACGCACGACTGCAAAACCTGCCGGCATTGTGGGCTCATGGTCCAATTGTTTGAAACAGG GTGCCCGTCGTGCAAGCATGGGCTCTCTTATGATGATCCGGAAGAGTGGGACTTTATGCAATTAGATAATCCGCGGCATTTGCTTCACGGCATTGTTCATGAAAATGGGTTCGGACACCTAGTGCGGATAAATGGCCGAGATGGTGGCTCCAGTCTATTTACGGGATATCAACTGATGGATTTTTGGGATCGTCTCTGCAGATACCTTAGGGTCAG AAAGGTCTCGTTGATGGATGTCTCTAAGAAGTATGGAACTGAGTACCGGGTCCTACACGCCATCGCCACTGGTTGTTCTTGGTATAGCCAATGGGGATTCAAACTCAGCAAAGGGAGCTTTGGAATCACACCGGACGAATACTATAAAGCTATAGATAGCCTTTCCTCAACTCCATTATCGCACTTCTTCCCGCACTCCCGTTCTCCTCGAAACCAGCTGCAAGATACCATTACGTTCTATCAATCCCTTTCAAATCGCCCTCTCACCACAATCCGTGAACTGTTCATCTATGTGCTGGGGCTTGCCAGCAGCAAGAGTATGCATATCCAAGTAGGAACAATGCATAAAAAGGAACAATCATATGCCCATTTGCCAGAGACATGGCCTGATGAAGAAATAAAGCGAGCAATGGATATTGCTCTGAAAGTTCTCCGTGCTGTTGATAGAACAAGGTGGGTGGCCATGCGAACTCTAAAGGCAGCCATATCCCATCCAGTTGGTTCACAACAGTTGGTTGATTACTGCCTCAAGACCCTTGGTACAAGAAAAATAGACGGGATGGTTGTTGGGGTCAGATGCAACAATGAGACAAACACAATAGAGTACAG GCTTACGAATGAAACCATCTCAATGCCAAACACATACCTGCCAACCCGAGACCATCTTCTTCGTGACATCAAGTTCTTGTATGACATGCTCCTCTACCCGCATACAATGCATCCCTACAAGCCGGAAAATAACCATGAGCATGCAAAGAGATCTGCAATGATCCTTTTGGACTGCAAGCAATTCACGAAGCATTATGACCTGGAAGAGGACTTCTTGCCTCAAAACCCGTCCATGTTGCACATTTGGTGTCAAGTAGAGCTGTTGGACCAGGTTGGTGATCCGCCCTGCATCCCACCGGAGCTCCTAACACTTCCACAAACAGCAACTGTGGCAGATCTGAAGGCAGAGGCAACAAAAACATTCCATGACATCTACCTAATGTTACAGACTTTTGTAGCCAATCAGCTTCTTGACTGTGGAACTGCAAGCGAGGTAACTCAAGTCAAGCTCTTATTTGGAGCAAATGGAACTGTTCGTCTCCAAGGCAGGTGTGTTGGGGGTGAACGCAGGGTTGGAATTTACCGGATGGAGAGAGGCGTTGACAGATGGACGGTCAATTGCTCTTGTGGAGCCAAGGATGATGATGGTGAGAGGATGCTGTCTTGTGACTCTTGCCATGTGTGGCAGCACACTAGGTGTGCTGGGATTAGTGATTTTGATCAGGTGCCGAAGCGATATGTATGTAAAACATGTAAATCACTCCACAAACCAAAGAGCAGTGGACCTAGGGCAACTTTTAGTATTGGCCCTAACAAAAGATGTAAACTGACACAGGTGCCTTTAGCCATGTAG